The sequence below is a genomic window from Pseudomonas cremoricolorata.
GAAGCCGGCAATCGAGCCGAAGTCCAGCCAGCTGCCCAGAAAGCCGCGACGGCGGTCCGGAGCGTACTCGGCGACGAAGATCGAGGCACCGGTGTATTCGCCACCGACCGAGAAGCCCTGGGCCATCTTCGCCAGTAACAGCAGGATCGGCGCCCAGATGCCTATCGATTCATACGAGGGAATGATGCCGATGGCGAAGGTGCTCAGCGACATGATGATGATGGTGGCGGCCAGCACTTTCTGTCGTCCGAGCCGATCACCGATGGCGCCAAACACCACGCCACCCAGCGGGCGCAGCAGGAATGGGACCGAGAAGGTGGCCAGCGCTGCGATCATCTGCACGCTGGGGTCGGCGTTGGGGAAGAACACCTTGCCGAGGACGAAGGCGACGAAGCCGTAGACGCCGAAGTCGAACCACTCCATGGCGTTGCCCAATGCCGCGGCGGAGATGGCTTTGCGCATCTTCACATCGTCGACGATGGTGATGTCCTTGAGTCCGATCGGGCTGACCTTTTTCTTGCGTGATTTCATACCGTTCTCTTCCTTTTACGTGCCGGGCTCGATCGAGCAGCCACTACCGAAGGTGCTGGCCAGAGGCCCGGGTCTAAGGGGTGAGATACAATTGGACACTAAATAATTCAGCAGCTTGTCGATTTTTTTCTAGGCCAGTCGCCCTCAGCCGCTCGCCCGAGCAAGTTCCTCCCCGCTGTGAGAGGATGGGCGTCCATCCAGACACGGCCGCCCGGGCAGGCCCCAATAAGCAGAGCTGATGAAGACGCCAAAACGAATTGAACCGCTGATTGAGGACGGCCTGGTCGACGAGGTCCTGCGCCCGTTGATGAGTGGCAAGGAAGCTGCCGTATACGTCGTACGTTGCGGCAATCAGGTGCGTTGCGCCAAGGTCTACAAGGAAGCCAGCAAGCGCAGCTTCCGCCAGGCCGCGCAGTACCAGGAAGGGCGCAAGGTGCGTAACAGTCGTCAGGCCAGGGCCATGAGCAATGGCTCCAAGTACGGCCGCCGCGAAGCCGAGCAAGCTTGGCAGAACGCCGAAGTGGCGGCGCTGTTCCGCCTGGCCAGTGCCGGGGTACGGGTACCCAGGCCCTATGATTTTCTCGACGGTGTGCTGCTCATGGAACTGGTGGTCGATGACAACGGCAACGCCGCGCCACGGCTCAACGACGTTCATCTCGAGGCCGACCAGGCCCGTGACTACCACGCCTTCGTCATCCAGCAGATCGTGCTGATGCTCTGCGCAGGCCTGGTGCATGGCGACCTTTCCGAGTTCAACGTGCTGCTGGGCCCTGAAGGCCCGGTGATCATCGATTTGCCGCAGGCGGTGGATGCCGCGGGTAATAACCATGCGTTCAGCATGCTCGAGCGCGATGTCGGCAACATGCGCGACTACTTCGCCCAGTTCGCCCCGGAACTCAAGGCCACGCGTTATGCCCGTGAAATGTGGGCGCTGTACCAGGCCGGTGAGTTGCGTCCTGATTCTGCGCTGACCGGCCACTTCGCCGACGACGATCACCACGCCGATGTCGACGGCGTGCTGCGCGAAATCGATGCTGCCCGCGCTGATGACGCTCGGCGCCGCGCCGCCCGTGAAGAAGCCGAGCACGGCCCGCGCAAGGGTGATGAGCCACCACCGCCCTGGTTGCAGTGATGGGCAATA
It includes:
- a CDS encoding PA4780 family RIO1-like protein kinase translates to MKTPKRIEPLIEDGLVDEVLRPLMSGKEAAVYVVRCGNQVRCAKVYKEASKRSFRQAAQYQEGRKVRNSRQARAMSNGSKYGRREAEQAWQNAEVAALFRLASAGVRVPRPYDFLDGVLLMELVVDDNGNAAPRLNDVHLEADQARDYHAFVIQQIVLMLCAGLVHGDLSEFNVLLGPEGPVIIDLPQAVDAAGNNHAFSMLERDVGNMRDYFAQFAPELKATRYAREMWALYQAGELRPDSALTGHFADDDHHADVDGVLREIDAARADDARRRAAREEAEHGPRKGDEPPPPWLQ